Sequence from the Paramisgurnus dabryanus chromosome 3, PD_genome_1.1, whole genome shotgun sequence genome:
TTAtaactttaagtaaatattaaacaaaggCAATACAATGATGAATATCGTTttccgttttttttatttgaaaacgGATATGGAATGGACGGAAGATACCCTGATTAGTTTGGGCACCTCTGCTCTTGTTGTGGTTTTCCTTTTCCTCAAATGAAACAATCTTCAATCTGAGGTTTTGATTTCAAAGATGGACTTTATTGTTAGCGAAATAAAGCCGTGAGGAGATCTTGCAAGATCCACTAAAATTTTACTGTACCACCAGTGGTATATATATCTGGTGGCTACCCCACCCCCATAAATGGGAACTTCATACATGCACTCCATACATGGTCTGATATTCAGAAACATATGGTTTGTATCATATATAAAACATATGGCATCACTTTATCAAGATTACATTCCTGGGACAGTAGGTCTTTTGTCTCGGCCCTCAGCATGTATAGATTCTCACCATGTACTTTTTGAACAAACTGCAATGCAAGTTGGTAATTTTCATACACCCACACACTGGTAAACTTAGTGATACATATAACTGGTTATATTCATATAGAAAAACATAATGGTAAAGTAAGAGATTATACTTAATTCCTTTATATTCGGATTAAACCAAACTTCGTCACTCTAAGGTAAATCTACTGTATTTCAGGTTCACTCATAATCCATAAAACTTTCATAGAGGTCATCATCACATTTACTGTCTACCATAGCTCTGTTTTCTGTAATATCAACATTAACATAATCCTCTTCAGAATCATCTGTGTCTGCATTCATACAATCCTGTTTTAAATTTTCTGGATCCACATTAATATAGTCCTGTTCAGAGTCATCATCACTGCTCACATTATCTTTCTTATCAAGTTCCATATTTTAATAGACGTCCTCATCATCATCTCCAGTTTTGGTGTCACGGGATGTACCTTCATATGTATTACCCTCACCTACGGACATTGcataattataaaaatgatattttttcaagAAACACACTGTTGTTGGTAAGTTGGTAAGAAATTATATGGCTTCATTTACAAAATGCAACACAATATCACCTTTCTTAAAGAAGCACTCTTCACGAATCTCCTTGTTCTGTTTTTGTCTTCTCTTCACTATGAAGACGATTACAAAAGCAGAGAAGATGAGAAGTACAGCTGGCACAACAGCACCAATGACAGGAAGCAGAGAGGCTGAAAGAGAGACgctttcaaattattattttttgcgaGCAGTCATCTTGTGCTTAAACTTTATCAGGAAAAATGCAACAAATTTACAATACAATGAAATGTGTCTCAGAGAAACAATATCTTAGCCAATCAACACAGTGGGTGGGGCTACTAGCACAGTGCAGCAGAAATTATAAAGTAATCCAAAACATTTTGTCACTTGTTAAATCATGGATTACATGTTATGTGTTTAAAGGAAAGCTTAAGCTTCACAATGTTCAAACATCTATAACTCACCTCTGGTAGTGATGAGCAGCAGCTCAGATGCATCTGAATGAAAGTTACGTGTGGATCCATTCACTTTATAAACACAACTGTAATTTCCCTCATGTGAATAATCTGCCTCAGGAAAGATGAAGACGGCTGAGTGATTGACAACTGGTTCATTCCTGGTGATGTTTGATCCACTGAACAGAGAGAAGAAGCCTCCAGAATACTGAGATTCAGATGAACAAGTAATAGTGAAGCTGTGACCTCTGGTGATCACTGAACCATGAGGACCAAAGTCAAACAATCCACTGAGAGAAATATTGGGCTTCTGCAGGTTCACTGGAAAACAAAGGGAACACATTCTGATTGTCTTTAACTAATCTATGATTTACAAATGGCTGTGACAAGAACAAgagtgctcctgtatagctcagtggtaggaCATTGCGTTAGTAGTacaaaagtcatgggtttgcTCCCCAGGTAAAaatacatactgataaaaatgtagaaTTGAACTGCACAGTGAGGAATTTGGTAATAAAAGCATCTATCAGGTACCAGACAAATAGAtataatgaaaatgtaattgaaCACAGAAAAGTAATTCATTGTGAACACACTCACCCACAGTGATTTCAATAGTGTTACTCCTGGAAGACTTGATGGTGTCATTCCTGTAAGAGTAATCACAGCTGTACTGATCCTGATGTGAGACGTCTACAGTCAGACTGAAATTCACACTAGATACACTTGTTTGAGAGGATATTGTGGATGATCTTCTGAACAGGTGGAATTCAGCATTTTCCCGCCATCTTGGATTAGGTGTTGTGCATTTAAACTGAATGTTTTCTCCAGGAGACACAACTGAATGTGGAGAGATTATGGAAAGGATGGGCATCTCCAGATCACCtgcaaaatataagtttatgttTAGAATGAAGAGggtaattaatgtatttgtaatgtttatttCCACACTGATAAAGTATACTAACAAAGTTTCAGTAACTATGAGAAAAAATATGTCTAAGCAAAATGTGAACAATAATTGTGGTTGAATGTTCAAAAGCTTTCTTGTAAGGCTTTCTTCTATGTTTGAGGTGAAATAGTACTTAACTCTGATAAATATTTGCTGGAGAACAAAATAGTGACATCTGTCTGCAGCCAAGTGATTTGTCTTACCTGTACACACAACACCACTGTCTTTACCATGATTACAGTTATGTTGTCCCAGACCTCTGTGTGAGCACTGTGTAAGGGTATTCTCATTTCCAGAGCATCCAACATCATCCAGCCAGATCGCTCCACTTCCCTGACCAAAGGCAGCTCTGTGAGGGGCACTGATGGctctgccacagtttaattgTTTGCACACAACATCAGCATCTCTTATGTCCCAGTCGTCACCACACACAGTTCCCCACTGGCCATCGTGAAGGATCTCCACTCTTCCACAGCAGGAATCAGAGCCACTGACCAATCTTAACCCTCCTGATATGACATAAAAGAAAACTTACATGATGTGTGTGATGCTTGAAATGTATATCATTGGTTATCTGTATTTGTTTGCTCATTAAATATAATCAATATTCTAGAATTGTGAAAATGTGTCATCATTACTGAGAATCATATTTAGAATATTACCCCACcgatttaaaactttttaaagtacAGACAGTTTGTTTCATTGAGCTATCCAGGGAGTAAAATACAACATTGTGGGAATAAATGGATGAATATTCTCATACCTGAACACATAACACCAGCATCTTCATTGTGTTTACAGTTATTAGGGCCTAGTCCATTGTGATTGCACTGTTTTAGGCTGCTTTCACTTCCAGAACATCCAACATTATCCAACCAGATCTTGTCACTCCCCTGACCAAAATAAGCCCCACTCTTTGCACTAAGAGCTTTTCCACATCCCACCTGTCTGCACACCACTGCAGCATCATTAATGTCCCAAGAGTCATCACACACAGTTCCCCAACGGCCATCATAATAGACCTCAACTCTACCAGAGCAGGCAATACTACTATTGACCAGTCTAACATCACCTCctgaaaaacaagacaaatctatttatttatataacaagacAACACTTTTCCAGGTATTTGCCTCAATTATCAATATAATGTATAATGCTCTTATGGTAATCAAAATGGTTATTTTATTGAATTGGTTGTTCAATAATTAACTACATTTTgcaatctttattattatttttttaatatggcATTATGCTACTTTTACAATATACCTATGATTAAATCACTTACAGAGAGAGACCCATACCCTTCTGTATCAGTAAATCACTGTTGTCATTAGTTAGTAATTTTGATGACATCATCCATAGCAACGAGGTCAACCCCGCCAATTCCTTAGTGGAAGTCACTCTCAGCAGCTTTTTGAATAGGTTTTAGGAGAAAACTCTAAGCTAAGAACTTTAACTGCTATTTAGGAGAACTCTTAGTGGTAAGAtaaattttttgtaaataaggGCCCTGATCTGCTAAAATGTTTTGCACAGTTTTGACTATTTAGACATCTTACACAAAGGTCTTTGCTGGCATGCTAGTTCCTAATTTTCCAACATTTAGGCTATGTTACACTATAACAATGTAGTGAAAAAGtttttcctttgtgtttttgaaaaattccATGTACACACAACAACCTGACAAAAAGACCAGTGTTTATACATATTTGACTAAATCTGCTGTTTTATGTGAACCAgtccagtagatggcgatgttaccTTGTAAAGCAGAGCTGGTCAACTGGTGGACCGTAGGCCAAATGTGGCCAGTCAATCATCTTTATCCGGCCCACTGGGcatctttgtctgatttaaaatcTGCGTGGTTACTTTAAAGCTGCCATTCCACTGTACACTACAAATGACGGCTAATAAACCAGAAGAAGAGTCACAAAGGGGCTGCGCGGGGTGCCCACCATCTGTGAGTAATTTTAAATCTGATTTGATCTttagatgcattaaaacaactTCTGCGACAATACCGCATGTTGTTGTTTGTAATTAAGGGGAAAATTAAGCT
This genomic interval carries:
- the LOC135767285 gene encoding CD5 antigen-like isoform X2 → MHDMHIIFGALRNNTRITMRRSLLTLILACALSSSSGGDVRLVNNDKPCSGIVEVFYDGRWRTVCYDTWDMKDAAVVCRELVCGKALSTDWYYGENRDHIWADNIACSGSESSIIECKHSEEPDPCHSDDAGVECSGGDVRLVNSSIACSGRVEVYYDGRWGTVCDDSWDINDAAVVCRQVGCGKALSAKSGAYFGQGSDKIWLDNVGCSGSESSLKQCNHNGLGPNNCKHNEDAGVMCSGGLRLVSGSDSCCGRVEILHDGQWGTVCGDDWDIRDADVVCKQLNCGRAISAPHRAAFGQGSGAIWLDDVGCSGNENTLTQCSHRGLGQHNCNHGKDSGVVCTGDLEMPILSIISPHSVVSPGENIQFKCTTPNPRWRENAEFHLFRRSSTISSQTSVSSVNFSLTVDVSHQDQYSCDYSYRNDTIKSSRSNTIEITVVNLQKPNISLSGLFDFGPHGSVITRGHSFTITCSSESQYSGGFFSLFSGSNITRNEPVVNHSAVFIFPEADYSHEGNYSCVYKVNGSTRNFHSDASELLLITTRVKRRQKQNKEIREECFFKKGEGNTYEGTSRDTKTGDDDEDVY
- the LOC135767285 gene encoding CD5 antigen-like isoform X1; the protein is MHDMHIIFGALRNNTRITMRRSLLTLILACALSSSSGGDVRLVNNDKPCSGIVEVFYDGRWRTVCYDTWDMKDAAVVCRELVCGKALSTDWYYGENRDHIWADNIACSGSESSIIECKHSEEPDPCHSDDAGVECSGGDVRLVNSSIACSGRVEVYYDGRWGTVCDDSWDINDAAVVCRQVGCGKALSAKSGAYFGQGSDKIWLDNVGCSGSESSLKQCNHNGLGPNNCKHNEDAGVMCSGGLRLVSGSDSCCGRVEILHDGQWGTVCGDDWDIRDADVVCKQLNCGRAISAPHRAAFGQGSGAIWLDDVGCSGNENTLTQCSHRGLGQHNCNHGKDSGVVCTGDLEMPILSIISPHSVVSPGENIQFKCTTPNPRWRENAEFHLFRRSSTISSQTSVSSVNFSLTVDVSHQDQYSCDYSYRNDTIKSSRSNTIEITVVNLQKPNISLSGLFDFGPHGSVITRGHSFTITCSSESQYSGGFFSLFSGSNITRNEPVVNHSAVFIFPEADYSHEGNYSCVYKVNGSTRNFHSDASELLLITTRASLLPVIGAVVPAVLLIFSAFVIVFIVKRRQKQNKEIREECFFKKGEGNTYEGTSRDTKTGDDDEDVY